A single window of Zea mays cultivar B73 chromosome 10, Zm-B73-REFERENCE-NAM-5.0, whole genome shotgun sequence DNA harbors:
- the LOC103641468 gene encoding disease resistance protein RGA5 isoform X3, with amino-acid sequence MDLVTGPLAILPSKLQELLQIQDEYRLQKEVRGRVEMICRELQSMHAALRKVADVPRDQIDLQTKVWRRDVREASYDIEDAIDTFLMRIRDRAPSDPNRFRLAMKKMTKLSRKVKAIHEIGAAIGDIVRKIQELVDRRVRYKLDVAADRSISMVSVDPRLAALYKEATQLIGIDQSMSEIISMLLSDESGQQHIKKISIVGAGGLGKTTLAKETYERLRSEYEFATFVSVGQNPDLVRVFKNILVKLDIYQQVDTINRTDTRALIDEIRQRLSYVRCRYLIVIDDVWDLESWHTLELAFVENNNGSGIIITTRNFAVATIAGRVYKLRPLSYHHSKELFYRSLFGEGVCLDDQIINKASDKFLKKCDGIPLALITMASLFMGKPTQMWSELANNAFGHKGRNSHLEETTMRILSLSYSDLPLNLRTCFVYLSRYPDDYVINKSSLIWKWIAEGFIQEEQGKQLFELGEEFFNELVSRSIIQVVQSKFDNTVQGFRIHSMVLGLIRLLSSEENFVSVLDEEGQISISGKLRRLAIHNRKEEHNLGDNMDLLPWLRSFTAIECPIYMIPPVFIFKLLRVLDLESCGSMEGYDLKQLGNLHNLRFIGLCNTYVRTLPQELGHLKFLQTLELKGSGVEELPSSMGELAGLMCLNADWTTRVPKWIGMLTSLQQLVMYPCGGYSARWFVKGLGHLRELRMLRLLIKADDEKQLAQLLESVLKLPKIEALHLDYYGGVQLNRLVKLEPSDFACSGRLRSLELQLLEFSRLPVWLNAYYLPQIRDLSLLMFDVDKQDLKNLGDFKELRHLHLLIVNTERRDAITCASGGFRNLRFFSITKPFKFQQGDLPRLEILDFHFNVPLQSGANSGLDFDFGLENIPSLQQVIVQINCLDAFPLPEEVETALRHAIGVHPNRPIVDISLPRRKLDKADNDGAEGRSKLAHYSKSLSSAHDKPMDELIKRLYVVDNEAYDKKMKIVPIVRSEGLGKTTLAQKVFDKLSPHFDCAAFVLVGQNPDMRKVFTDILIGLDNQKYQDFPMTILDIIELIGLVRKSLINKSCSLRS; translated from the exons ATGGATCTAGTGACAGGTCCGCTAGCCATTCTCCCGTCCAAGCTGCAGGAGCTACTCCAAATCCAAGATGAGTATAGGCTCCAGAAGGAAGTGAGGGGCAGAGTGGAGATGATCTGCCGGGAGCTGCAAAGTATGCACGCTGCCCTCCGTAAGGTGGCTGATGTGCCGCGGGATCAGATCGACCTCCAGACCAAGGTGTGGAGACGCGATGTCAGAGAGGCATCCTATGACATTGAGGATGCCATCGACACCTTTCTCATGCGCATCAGAGACCGCGCGCCAAGTGACCCAAACAGGTTTCGACTTGCCATGAAGAAGATGACCAAGCTGTCAAGAAAGGTTAAGGCTATCCATGAAATTGGTGCTGCCATCGGAGACATCGTGAGGAAAATCCAGGAGTTGGTGGACCGGCGTGTCAGGTACAAACTTGATGTTGCTGCAGACAGGTCAATCAGCATGGTTAGTGTTGATCCTCGCCTTGCAGCTTTGTACAAAGAAGCGACACAACTCATTGGCATCGACCAATCAATGTCTGAAATAATATCCATGCTGCTCTCGGATGAGTCGGGCCAGCAACACATTAAGAAGATTTCTATTGTCGGAGCTGGAGGACTAGGCAAGACCACCCTTGCTAAAGAAACATATGAAAGGCTTAGAAGTGAATACGAGTTTGCAACTTTTGTTTCAGTTGGCCAAAATCCTGACTTGGTGAGAGTTTTCAAGAACATCCTCGTTAAGCTTGACATATACCAGCAAGTGGACACTATCAACAGAACAGATACGCGAGCGCTCATCGATGAAATCAGACAGCGCCTTAGCTATGTGAGGTGCAG GTATCTCATTGTTATCGATGATGTATGGGATCTGGAGTCTTGGCATACACTAGAATTGGCATTTGTTGAAAATAACAATGGGAGTGGAATAATCATAACTACTCGTAATTTTGCTGTTGCCACAATAGCTGGTCGTGTTTACAAGTTAAGGCCACTTTCGTACCATCACTCCAAAGAATTATTCTACAGATCGTTATTTGGTGAAGGAGTATGCCTTGATGATCAAATAATCAATAAGGCATCAGATAAATTTCTAAAGAAATGTGATGGTATACCGTTAGCTCTCATCACAATGGCTAGTTTGTTCATGGGAAAACCAACACAAATGTGGTCTGAGCTAGCCAATAATGCTTTTGGACATAAAGGTCGTAACAGTCATTTAGAAGAAACGACTATGAGGATATTATCACTTAGCTACTCTGATTTGCCATTGAATTTGAGGACTTGCTTTGTATATTTGAGTAGATATCCAGATGATTATGTTATTAATAAAAGTTCTTTGATATGGAAATGGATAGCTGAAGGTTTTATCCAAGAGGAGCAAGGAAAACAGTTATTTGAGCTCGGGGAAGAATTCTTCAACGAGCTCGTAAGTAGAAGCATTATACAAGTGGTCCAATCAAAATTTGATAACACAGTGCAAGGCTTTCGTATTCATAGTATGGTTCTTGGTCTTATTCGCCTGTTGTCATCCGAAGAAAACTTTGTTTCTGTATTGGACGAAGAAGGGCAAATATCTATATCAGGCAAACTTCGTCGGTTAGCCATCCATAACAGAAAAGAAGAGCACAACCTTGGAGACAATATGGACCTCCTCCCATGGTTGAGGTCGTTTACTGCAATTGAATGTCCTATATACATGATACCTCCGGTTTTCATCTTCAAATTGTTACGTGTTCTGGATTTAGAGAGTTGTGGGTCTATGGAAGGTTATGATCTCAAGCAGCTTGGAAATTTACATAATCTCAGGTTTATCGGTCTATGTAATACATATGTCCGGACGCTCCCACAGGAATTAGGGCATCTAAAGTTTCTGCAGACGCTTGAATTGAAAGGAAGTGGCGTTGAAGAACTACCTTCGAGTATGGGTGAGCTTGCAGGGTTAATGTGCCTCAACGCTGACTGGACAACAAGAGTGCCCAAGTGGATTGGGATGCTTACTTCCCTGCAACAGTTGGTGATGTACCCTTGTGGTGGCTACTCGGCAAGGTGGTTTGTCAAGGGGCTGGGACACCTGAGGGAACTAAGGATGCTCCGTTTGTTGATAAAAGCAGATGACGAGAAGCAGCTTGCACAATTGCTGGAGTCTGTTTTAAAACTGCCCAAGATCGAGGCTTTACATCTTGATTACTATGGCGGCGTACAGTTAAACAGGCTTGTTAAGTTGGAACCTAGTGATTTTGCCTGCAGTGGACGTCTTCGTTCCTTAGAATTGCAGTTGTTGGAATTCTCAAGGCTGCCTGTGTGGCTTAATGCTTACTATCTTCCACAGATCCGTGACTTGTCGCTGTTGATGTTTGATGTGGATAAACAGGATCTGAAAAACCTTGGGGACTTCAAGGAGCTCCGTCATCTCCATCTGCTAATTGTTAACACTGAACGCAGAGATGCTATTACTTGTGCCAGTGGTGGATTCCGGAATTTGAGATTCTTCAGTATCACTAAACCATTCAAGTTTCAACAGGGAGATCTGCCTAGGCTTGAAATCCTTGATTTTCATTTCAATGTGCCACTCCAAAGTGGTGCCAATAGTGGCCTGGATTTTGACTTCGGTTTGGAAAATATCCCTTCGCTTCAGCAAGTCATTGTTCAAATCAACTGTCTAGATGCCTTTCCTCTTCCAGAGGAGGTGGAGACAGCCCTAAGGCACGCAATCGGCGTCCATCCCAACCGTCCCATCGTTGACATCAGTTTGCCTCGACGAAAATTAGACAAG GCAGACAACGACGGGGCCGAAGGGCGTAGTAAGTTGGCTCATTATTCAAAATCATTATCATCGGCACATGATAAGCCAATGGATGAGCTAATAAAGAGGTTATATGTGGTGGACAATGAGGCCTACGATAAAAAGATGAAGATTGTGCCTATTGTTAGATCTGAAGGGCTGGGGAAAACTACTCTTGCCCAAAAAGTATTTGACAAGCTTAGTCCACATTTTGACTGTGCAGCATTTGTTCTGGTAGGCCAAAATCCGGACATGAGGAAAGTTTTCACTGACATTCTCATAGGTCTAGACAACCAAAAGTACCAAGATTTCCCTATGACTATATTGGATATAATTGAGCTGATTGGGTTAGTCCGTAAATCGCTCATAAACAAAAG
- the LOC103641468 gene encoding disease resistance protein RGA5 isoform X2, translated as MDLVTGPLAILPSKLQELLQIQDEYRLQKEVRGRVEMICRELQSMHAALRKVADVPRDQIDLQTKVWRRDVREASYDIEDAIDTFLMRIRDRAPSDPNRFRLAMKKMTKLSRKVKAIHEIGAAIGDIVRKIQELVDRRVRYKLDVAADRSISMVSVDPRLAALYKEATQLIGIDQSMSEIISMLLSDESGQQHIKKISIVGAGGLGKTTLAKETYERLRSEYEFATFVSVGQNPDLVRVFKNILVKLDIYQQVDTINRTDTRALIDEIRQRLSYVRCRYLIVIDDVWDLESWHTLELAFVENNNGSGIIITTRNFAVATIAGRVYKLRPLSYHHSKELFYRSLFGEGVCLDDQIINKASDKFLKKCDGIPLALITMASLFMGKPTQMWSELANNAFGHKGRNSHLEETTMRILSLSYSDLPLNLRTCFVYLSRYPDDYVINKSSLIWKWIAEGFIQEEQGKQLFELGEEFFNELVSRSIIQVVQSKFDNTVQGFRIHSMVLGLIRLLSSEENFVSVLDEEGQISISGKLRRLAIHNRKEEHNLGDNMDLLPWLRSFTAIECPIYMIPPVFIFKLLRVLDLESCGSMEGYDLKQLGNLHNLRFIGLCNTYVRTLPQELGHLKFLQTLELKGSGVEELPSSMGELAGLMCLNADWTTRVPKWIGMLTSLQQLVMYPCGGYSARWFVKGLGHLRELRMLRLLIKADDEKQLAQLLESVLKLPKIEALHLDYYGGVQLNRLVKLEPSDFACSGRLRSLELQLLEFSRLPVWLNAYYLPQIRDLSLLMFDVDKQDLKNLGDFKELRHLHLLIVNTERRDAITCASGGFRNLRFFSITKPFKFQQGDLPRLEILDFHFNVPLQSGANSGLDFDFGLENIPSLQQVIVQINCLDAFPLPEEVETALRHAIGVHPNRPIVDISLPRRKLDKADNDGAEGRSKLAHYSKSLSSAHDKPMDELIKRLYVVDNEAYDKKMKIVPIVRSEGLGKTTLAQKVFDKLSPHFDCAAFVLVGQNPDMRKVFTDILIGLDNQKYQDFPMTILDIIELIGLVRKSLINKRLYDATSGCAQRVRVRLRTGTRVHRASRLALPE; from the exons ATGGATCTAGTGACAGGTCCGCTAGCCATTCTCCCGTCCAAGCTGCAGGAGCTACTCCAAATCCAAGATGAGTATAGGCTCCAGAAGGAAGTGAGGGGCAGAGTGGAGATGATCTGCCGGGAGCTGCAAAGTATGCACGCTGCCCTCCGTAAGGTGGCTGATGTGCCGCGGGATCAGATCGACCTCCAGACCAAGGTGTGGAGACGCGATGTCAGAGAGGCATCCTATGACATTGAGGATGCCATCGACACCTTTCTCATGCGCATCAGAGACCGCGCGCCAAGTGACCCAAACAGGTTTCGACTTGCCATGAAGAAGATGACCAAGCTGTCAAGAAAGGTTAAGGCTATCCATGAAATTGGTGCTGCCATCGGAGACATCGTGAGGAAAATCCAGGAGTTGGTGGACCGGCGTGTCAGGTACAAACTTGATGTTGCTGCAGACAGGTCAATCAGCATGGTTAGTGTTGATCCTCGCCTTGCAGCTTTGTACAAAGAAGCGACACAACTCATTGGCATCGACCAATCAATGTCTGAAATAATATCCATGCTGCTCTCGGATGAGTCGGGCCAGCAACACATTAAGAAGATTTCTATTGTCGGAGCTGGAGGACTAGGCAAGACCACCCTTGCTAAAGAAACATATGAAAGGCTTAGAAGTGAATACGAGTTTGCAACTTTTGTTTCAGTTGGCCAAAATCCTGACTTGGTGAGAGTTTTCAAGAACATCCTCGTTAAGCTTGACATATACCAGCAAGTGGACACTATCAACAGAACAGATACGCGAGCGCTCATCGATGAAATCAGACAGCGCCTTAGCTATGTGAGGTGCAG GTATCTCATTGTTATCGATGATGTATGGGATCTGGAGTCTTGGCATACACTAGAATTGGCATTTGTTGAAAATAACAATGGGAGTGGAATAATCATAACTACTCGTAATTTTGCTGTTGCCACAATAGCTGGTCGTGTTTACAAGTTAAGGCCACTTTCGTACCATCACTCCAAAGAATTATTCTACAGATCGTTATTTGGTGAAGGAGTATGCCTTGATGATCAAATAATCAATAAGGCATCAGATAAATTTCTAAAGAAATGTGATGGTATACCGTTAGCTCTCATCACAATGGCTAGTTTGTTCATGGGAAAACCAACACAAATGTGGTCTGAGCTAGCCAATAATGCTTTTGGACATAAAGGTCGTAACAGTCATTTAGAAGAAACGACTATGAGGATATTATCACTTAGCTACTCTGATTTGCCATTGAATTTGAGGACTTGCTTTGTATATTTGAGTAGATATCCAGATGATTATGTTATTAATAAAAGTTCTTTGATATGGAAATGGATAGCTGAAGGTTTTATCCAAGAGGAGCAAGGAAAACAGTTATTTGAGCTCGGGGAAGAATTCTTCAACGAGCTCGTAAGTAGAAGCATTATACAAGTGGTCCAATCAAAATTTGATAACACAGTGCAAGGCTTTCGTATTCATAGTATGGTTCTTGGTCTTATTCGCCTGTTGTCATCCGAAGAAAACTTTGTTTCTGTATTGGACGAAGAAGGGCAAATATCTATATCAGGCAAACTTCGTCGGTTAGCCATCCATAACAGAAAAGAAGAGCACAACCTTGGAGACAATATGGACCTCCTCCCATGGTTGAGGTCGTTTACTGCAATTGAATGTCCTATATACATGATACCTCCGGTTTTCATCTTCAAATTGTTACGTGTTCTGGATTTAGAGAGTTGTGGGTCTATGGAAGGTTATGATCTCAAGCAGCTTGGAAATTTACATAATCTCAGGTTTATCGGTCTATGTAATACATATGTCCGGACGCTCCCACAGGAATTAGGGCATCTAAAGTTTCTGCAGACGCTTGAATTGAAAGGAAGTGGCGTTGAAGAACTACCTTCGAGTATGGGTGAGCTTGCAGGGTTAATGTGCCTCAACGCTGACTGGACAACAAGAGTGCCCAAGTGGATTGGGATGCTTACTTCCCTGCAACAGTTGGTGATGTACCCTTGTGGTGGCTACTCGGCAAGGTGGTTTGTCAAGGGGCTGGGACACCTGAGGGAACTAAGGATGCTCCGTTTGTTGATAAAAGCAGATGACGAGAAGCAGCTTGCACAATTGCTGGAGTCTGTTTTAAAACTGCCCAAGATCGAGGCTTTACATCTTGATTACTATGGCGGCGTACAGTTAAACAGGCTTGTTAAGTTGGAACCTAGTGATTTTGCCTGCAGTGGACGTCTTCGTTCCTTAGAATTGCAGTTGTTGGAATTCTCAAGGCTGCCTGTGTGGCTTAATGCTTACTATCTTCCACAGATCCGTGACTTGTCGCTGTTGATGTTTGATGTGGATAAACAGGATCTGAAAAACCTTGGGGACTTCAAGGAGCTCCGTCATCTCCATCTGCTAATTGTTAACACTGAACGCAGAGATGCTATTACTTGTGCCAGTGGTGGATTCCGGAATTTGAGATTCTTCAGTATCACTAAACCATTCAAGTTTCAACAGGGAGATCTGCCTAGGCTTGAAATCCTTGATTTTCATTTCAATGTGCCACTCCAAAGTGGTGCCAATAGTGGCCTGGATTTTGACTTCGGTTTGGAAAATATCCCTTCGCTTCAGCAAGTCATTGTTCAAATCAACTGTCTAGATGCCTTTCCTCTTCCAGAGGAGGTGGAGACAGCCCTAAGGCACGCAATCGGCGTCCATCCCAACCGTCCCATCGTTGACATCAGTTTGCCTCGACGAAAATTAGACAAG GCAGACAACGACGGGGCCGAAGGGCGTAGTAAGTTGGCTCATTATTCAAAATCATTATCATCGGCACATGATAAGCCAATGGATGAGCTAATAAAGAGGTTATATGTGGTGGACAATGAGGCCTACGATAAAAAGATGAAGATTGTGCCTATTGTTAGATCTGAAGGGCTGGGGAAAACTACTCTTGCCCAAAAAGTATTTGACAAGCTTAGTCCACATTTTGACTGTGCAGCATTTGTTCTGGTAGGCCAAAATCCGGACATGAGGAAAGTTTTCACTGACATTCTCATAGGTCTAGACAACCAAAAGTACCAAGATTTCCCTATGACTATATTGGATATAATTGAGCTGATTGGGTTAGTCCGTAAATCGCTCATAAACAAAAG
- the LOC103641468 gene encoding disease resistance protein RGA5 isoform X4, whose protein sequence is MDLVTGPLAILPSKLQELLQIQDEYRLQKEVRGRVEMICRELQSMHAALRKVADVPRDQIDLQTKVWRRDVREASYDIEDAIDTFLMRIRDRAPSDPNRFRLAMKKMTKLSRKVKAIHEIGAAIGDIVRKIQELVDRRVRYKLDVAADRSISMVSVDPRLAALYKEATQLIGIDQSMSEIISMLLSDESGQQHIKKISIVGAGGLGKTTLAKETYERLRSEYEFATFVSVGQNPDLVRVFKNILVKLDIYQQVDTINRTDTRALIDEIRQRLSYVRCRYLIVIDDVWDLESWHTLELAFVENNNGSGIIITTRNFAVATIAGRVYKLRPLSYHHSKELFYRSLFGEGVCLDDQIINKASDKFLKKCDGIPLALITMASLFMGKPTQMWSELANNAFGHKGRNSHLEETTMRILSLSYSDLPLNLRTCFVYLSRYPDDYVINKSSLIWKWIAEGFIQEEQGKQLFELGEEFFNELVSRSIIQVVQSKFDNTVQGFRIHSMVLGLIRLLSSEENFVSVLDEEGQISISGKLRRLAIHNRKEEHNLGDNMDLLPWLRSFTAIECPIYMIPPVFIFKLLRVLDLESCGSMEGYDLKQLGNLHNLRFIGLCNTYVRTLPQELGHLKFLQTLELKGSGVEELPSSMGELAGLMCLNADWTTRVPKWIGMLTSLQQLVMYPCGGYSARWFVKGLGHLRELRMLRLLIKADDEKQLAQLLESVLKLPKIEALHLDYYGGVQLNRLVKLEPSDFACSGRLRSLELQLLEFSRLPVWLNAYYLPQIRDLSLLMFDVDKQDLKNLGDFKELRHLHLLIVNTERRDAITCASGGFRNLRFFSITKPFKFQQGDLPRLEILDFHFNVPLQSGANSGLDFDFGLENIPSLQQVIVQINCLDAFPLPEEVETALRHAIGVHPNRPIVDISLPRRKLDKADNDGAEGRSKLAHYSKSLSSAHDKPMDELIKRLYVVDNEAYDKKMKIVPIVRSEGLGKTTLAQKVFDKLSPHFDCAAFVLVGQNPDMRKVFTDILIGLDNQKYQDFPMTILDIIELIGLVRKSLINKSCASD, encoded by the exons ATGGATCTAGTGACAGGTCCGCTAGCCATTCTCCCGTCCAAGCTGCAGGAGCTACTCCAAATCCAAGATGAGTATAGGCTCCAGAAGGAAGTGAGGGGCAGAGTGGAGATGATCTGCCGGGAGCTGCAAAGTATGCACGCTGCCCTCCGTAAGGTGGCTGATGTGCCGCGGGATCAGATCGACCTCCAGACCAAGGTGTGGAGACGCGATGTCAGAGAGGCATCCTATGACATTGAGGATGCCATCGACACCTTTCTCATGCGCATCAGAGACCGCGCGCCAAGTGACCCAAACAGGTTTCGACTTGCCATGAAGAAGATGACCAAGCTGTCAAGAAAGGTTAAGGCTATCCATGAAATTGGTGCTGCCATCGGAGACATCGTGAGGAAAATCCAGGAGTTGGTGGACCGGCGTGTCAGGTACAAACTTGATGTTGCTGCAGACAGGTCAATCAGCATGGTTAGTGTTGATCCTCGCCTTGCAGCTTTGTACAAAGAAGCGACACAACTCATTGGCATCGACCAATCAATGTCTGAAATAATATCCATGCTGCTCTCGGATGAGTCGGGCCAGCAACACATTAAGAAGATTTCTATTGTCGGAGCTGGAGGACTAGGCAAGACCACCCTTGCTAAAGAAACATATGAAAGGCTTAGAAGTGAATACGAGTTTGCAACTTTTGTTTCAGTTGGCCAAAATCCTGACTTGGTGAGAGTTTTCAAGAACATCCTCGTTAAGCTTGACATATACCAGCAAGTGGACACTATCAACAGAACAGATACGCGAGCGCTCATCGATGAAATCAGACAGCGCCTTAGCTATGTGAGGTGCAG GTATCTCATTGTTATCGATGATGTATGGGATCTGGAGTCTTGGCATACACTAGAATTGGCATTTGTTGAAAATAACAATGGGAGTGGAATAATCATAACTACTCGTAATTTTGCTGTTGCCACAATAGCTGGTCGTGTTTACAAGTTAAGGCCACTTTCGTACCATCACTCCAAAGAATTATTCTACAGATCGTTATTTGGTGAAGGAGTATGCCTTGATGATCAAATAATCAATAAGGCATCAGATAAATTTCTAAAGAAATGTGATGGTATACCGTTAGCTCTCATCACAATGGCTAGTTTGTTCATGGGAAAACCAACACAAATGTGGTCTGAGCTAGCCAATAATGCTTTTGGACATAAAGGTCGTAACAGTCATTTAGAAGAAACGACTATGAGGATATTATCACTTAGCTACTCTGATTTGCCATTGAATTTGAGGACTTGCTTTGTATATTTGAGTAGATATCCAGATGATTATGTTATTAATAAAAGTTCTTTGATATGGAAATGGATAGCTGAAGGTTTTATCCAAGAGGAGCAAGGAAAACAGTTATTTGAGCTCGGGGAAGAATTCTTCAACGAGCTCGTAAGTAGAAGCATTATACAAGTGGTCCAATCAAAATTTGATAACACAGTGCAAGGCTTTCGTATTCATAGTATGGTTCTTGGTCTTATTCGCCTGTTGTCATCCGAAGAAAACTTTGTTTCTGTATTGGACGAAGAAGGGCAAATATCTATATCAGGCAAACTTCGTCGGTTAGCCATCCATAACAGAAAAGAAGAGCACAACCTTGGAGACAATATGGACCTCCTCCCATGGTTGAGGTCGTTTACTGCAATTGAATGTCCTATATACATGATACCTCCGGTTTTCATCTTCAAATTGTTACGTGTTCTGGATTTAGAGAGTTGTGGGTCTATGGAAGGTTATGATCTCAAGCAGCTTGGAAATTTACATAATCTCAGGTTTATCGGTCTATGTAATACATATGTCCGGACGCTCCCACAGGAATTAGGGCATCTAAAGTTTCTGCAGACGCTTGAATTGAAAGGAAGTGGCGTTGAAGAACTACCTTCGAGTATGGGTGAGCTTGCAGGGTTAATGTGCCTCAACGCTGACTGGACAACAAGAGTGCCCAAGTGGATTGGGATGCTTACTTCCCTGCAACAGTTGGTGATGTACCCTTGTGGTGGCTACTCGGCAAGGTGGTTTGTCAAGGGGCTGGGACACCTGAGGGAACTAAGGATGCTCCGTTTGTTGATAAAAGCAGATGACGAGAAGCAGCTTGCACAATTGCTGGAGTCTGTTTTAAAACTGCCCAAGATCGAGGCTTTACATCTTGATTACTATGGCGGCGTACAGTTAAACAGGCTTGTTAAGTTGGAACCTAGTGATTTTGCCTGCAGTGGACGTCTTCGTTCCTTAGAATTGCAGTTGTTGGAATTCTCAAGGCTGCCTGTGTGGCTTAATGCTTACTATCTTCCACAGATCCGTGACTTGTCGCTGTTGATGTTTGATGTGGATAAACAGGATCTGAAAAACCTTGGGGACTTCAAGGAGCTCCGTCATCTCCATCTGCTAATTGTTAACACTGAACGCAGAGATGCTATTACTTGTGCCAGTGGTGGATTCCGGAATTTGAGATTCTTCAGTATCACTAAACCATTCAAGTTTCAACAGGGAGATCTGCCTAGGCTTGAAATCCTTGATTTTCATTTCAATGTGCCACTCCAAAGTGGTGCCAATAGTGGCCTGGATTTTGACTTCGGTTTGGAAAATATCCCTTCGCTTCAGCAAGTCATTGTTCAAATCAACTGTCTAGATGCCTTTCCTCTTCCAGAGGAGGTGGAGACAGCCCTAAGGCACGCAATCGGCGTCCATCCCAACCGTCCCATCGTTGACATCAGTTTGCCTCGACGAAAATTAGACAAG GCAGACAACGACGGGGCCGAAGGGCGTAGTAAGTTGGCTCATTATTCAAAATCATTATCATCGGCACATGATAAGCCAATGGATGAGCTAATAAAGAGGTTATATGTGGTGGACAATGAGGCCTACGATAAAAAGATGAAGATTGTGCCTATTGTTAGATCTGAAGGGCTGGGGAAAACTACTCTTGCCCAAAAAGTATTTGACAAGCTTAGTCCACATTTTGACTGTGCAGCATTTGTTCTGGTAGGCCAAAATCCGGACATGAGGAAAGTTTTCACTGACATTCTCATAGGTCTAGACAACCAAAAGTACCAAGATTTCCCTATGACTATATTGGATATAATTGAGCTGATTGGGTTAGTCCGTAAATCGCTCATAAACAAAAG CTGCGCCTCGGATTAA